The following proteins are encoded in a genomic region of Phycisphaerales bacterium:
- a CDS encoding AtpZ/AtpI family protein, which translates to MADPKSSPRIAAWRQRMGGWSAGVDFAATTITCVLIGFGIDYVAGTSPLFLLIFLCVGVVGGFVAFIRTGLRLNRSSKR; encoded by the coding sequence GTGGCAGACCCCAAGAGCAGCCCGCGCATCGCCGCCTGGCGCCAACGCATGGGCGGATGGTCGGCCGGTGTCGATTTTGCGGCCACGACCATCACCTGCGTGCTCATCGGCTTTGGCATCGACTACGTTGCGGGCACCAGCCCGCTGTTCCTGCTCATCTTCCTGTGCGTGGGCGTCGTTGGCGGGTTCGTCGCATTCATCCGTACGGGCCTTCGGCTGAACCGGAGTTCGAAGCGTTGA
- the alaS gene encoding alanine--tRNA ligase translates to MPTSTNSTTWTGASVRASFIEFFQKLGAAPHPFVPSSPVVPIDDPTLLFTNAGMNQFKPLFLGQADPSSELGKLKCAVNSQKCIRAGGKHNDLEDVGKDTYHHTFFEMLGNWSFGDYFKAEAIEWAWTLLTEVWGLPKDRLYASYFGGDEEQGLPADDEARELWLRFLPPERVLPFGAKDNFWEMGDTGPCGPCSEIHFDRMGGRDAAALVNADDPSVIEIWNLVFIQFDRQGDGTLKELPAKHVDTGMGLERVLSVLQGKPSNYDTDLFTPIFEAISKMTGTRPYAGKLGHADEGQVDFAYRVVADHARALTFALTDGAVPGNEGRGYVLRRILRRAVRIGWQKLGARPGFLSELVQVIVEHYGDAFPELKRNPGRVAGIIRDEEESFGRTMERGVKLFDDLAGTSGTTISGADAFQLYDTYGFPLDLTQMMAEERGLSVDVEGFHKAMAEQREQSRAGAKGSAEAGLALDADAIAKLQNLNVKPTDDVDKFHGREIRARVKAIWNGHDFDEHAEASGRAATIGVVLDDTNFYAEMGGQLADHGRMFVSKEARSSVRDEHRGGEFRVEGVKAYGGYVLHAGHVVRGEIRVGDEVTLNIDNERRLNLAANHTCTHLFNYALREVLDVENPPEQRGSLVAPDRLRFDFDASGPISPADLGRMETIVRQVLEQDHPVYADLVPQEKALAIKGLRAVFGEKYPNPVRVVSIGAPIEKLLDAPQSADWMEYSIELCGGTHLATTAQAESFAIVHEEGVAKGIRRIVAVTRQEARRAVAQANALALELQEAAKLDDDGLEAEIARLGRLIDEATVPVARKDQLRKALGQLQDRAKAARKAQAQQASKKALEQARALAQSTGDGNPVVAILDAMGDRGAMQAALSEIRKTLPDSPIMLLSADHEGKVALLADVPQTAISRGLKAGDWVRGVAQVVGGKGGGKPNQAQGGGPDGARIREAADKAQEMALASMA, encoded by the coding sequence TTGCCCACTTCCACCAACAGCACGACCTGGACCGGCGCTTCGGTCCGAGCCTCGTTCATCGAGTTCTTCCAGAAGCTCGGCGCGGCCCCGCACCCGTTCGTCCCGTCCAGCCCGGTCGTGCCCATCGACGACCCGACGCTGCTGTTCACCAACGCGGGCATGAACCAGTTCAAGCCCCTGTTCCTGGGCCAAGCCGATCCGTCGAGCGAATTGGGCAAGCTCAAATGCGCCGTGAACAGCCAGAAGTGCATCCGCGCGGGCGGCAAGCACAACGACCTCGAGGACGTGGGCAAGGACACCTACCACCACACCTTCTTCGAGATGCTGGGCAACTGGTCCTTCGGCGACTACTTCAAGGCCGAGGCCATCGAGTGGGCGTGGACGCTGCTGACCGAGGTCTGGGGCCTGCCCAAGGACCGGCTGTACGCCAGCTACTTCGGCGGCGACGAAGAGCAGGGCCTGCCGGCCGATGACGAGGCCAGGGAACTCTGGCTGCGCTTCCTGCCGCCCGAGCGCGTGCTGCCATTCGGGGCCAAGGACAACTTCTGGGAGATGGGCGACACCGGGCCCTGCGGCCCGTGCAGCGAAATCCACTTCGATCGCATGGGCGGGCGCGACGCGGCCGCGCTGGTCAACGCCGACGACCCGAGCGTGATCGAGATCTGGAACCTGGTGTTCATCCAGTTCGACCGGCAGGGTGACGGTACGCTCAAGGAGCTACCCGCCAAGCACGTGGACACCGGCATGGGCCTGGAACGCGTGCTGAGCGTGCTGCAAGGCAAGCCCAGCAACTACGACACCGACCTGTTCACGCCGATCTTCGAGGCGATCTCGAAGATGACCGGCACGCGGCCCTACGCCGGCAAGCTGGGCCACGCGGACGAGGGCCAGGTCGACTTTGCCTACCGCGTGGTGGCCGACCACGCCCGGGCGTTGACGTTCGCGCTGACCGACGGCGCAGTGCCGGGCAACGAGGGCCGCGGCTACGTGCTCCGGCGCATCCTGCGCCGAGCCGTGCGCATCGGCTGGCAGAAGCTGGGCGCCCGACCGGGATTCTTGAGCGAACTGGTGCAGGTGATCGTCGAGCACTACGGCGACGCCTTCCCCGAGCTCAAGCGCAATCCGGGCCGCGTGGCGGGGATCATCCGCGACGAGGAAGAGAGCTTCGGACGCACGATGGAGCGGGGCGTCAAGCTCTTTGACGACCTCGCAGGCACCAGCGGCACGACCATCTCGGGCGCCGACGCCTTCCAGCTTTACGACACCTACGGCTTCCCCCTCGACCTCACGCAGATGATGGCCGAGGAGCGGGGGCTCAGCGTGGACGTCGAGGGCTTCCACAAGGCCATGGCCGAGCAGCGCGAGCAGTCTCGCGCGGGGGCCAAGGGCTCGGCCGAGGCCGGGCTAGCGCTCGACGCGGACGCGATCGCCAAGCTCCAGAACCTGAACGTCAAGCCCACCGACGACGTGGACAAGTTCCACGGCCGCGAAATCCGCGCGCGCGTGAAGGCAATCTGGAACGGCCATGACTTCGACGAGCACGCCGAAGCCAGCGGCCGAGCGGCCACCATCGGGGTAGTGCTTGATGACACGAACTTCTACGCCGAGATGGGCGGACAGCTTGCCGACCACGGGCGCATGTTCGTGAGTAAGGAGGCCCGATCGAGCGTTCGCGACGAGCACCGCGGCGGTGAATTCCGGGTCGAGGGCGTCAAGGCGTACGGCGGATACGTGCTGCACGCCGGCCACGTCGTGCGCGGCGAGATCCGCGTGGGTGACGAGGTGACGCTGAACATCGACAACGAACGCCGGCTCAACCTCGCGGCCAACCACACGTGCACGCACCTGTTCAACTACGCCCTGCGCGAGGTGCTGGACGTCGAGAATCCGCCCGAGCAGCGCGGCTCGCTCGTGGCGCCCGATCGACTTCGGTTCGATTTCGACGCCAGCGGTCCGATCTCGCCGGCCGACCTGGGCCGCATGGAAACCATCGTGCGGCAGGTGCTCGAGCAGGACCACCCGGTGTACGCCGACCTCGTGCCGCAGGAAAAAGCCCTGGCGATCAAGGGCCTGCGGGCGGTCTTCGGCGAGAAGTATCCCAACCCCGTGCGTGTGGTTTCGATCGGCGCCCCAATCGAGAAGCTGCTGGATGCGCCCCAGAGCGCCGACTGGATGGAGTATTCGATCGAACTGTGCGGCGGAACGCACCTGGCAACCACGGCCCAGGCGGAGAGCTTTGCCATCGTCCACGAGGAGGGCGTGGCCAAGGGCATTCGTCGCATCGTGGCCGTCACCCGCCAGGAGGCTCGGCGGGCCGTCGCCCAGGCCAATGCCTTGGCGCTCGAACTCCAGGAGGCGGCCAAGCTCGACGATGACGGCCTGGAAGCGGAGATCGCGCGTCTCGGGCGGCTCATCGATGAAGCAACCGTGCCCGTCGCTCGCAAAGACCAGCTGCGCAAGGCCCTGGGTCAATTGCAGGATCGCGCCAAGGCGGCGCGCAAGGCCCAGGCCCAGCAGGCAAGCAAGAAGGCCCTGGAGCAGGCTCGAGCCCTGGCCCAGAGCACCGGCGACGGCAACCCGGTGGTCGCGATCCTCGACGCCATGGGCGACCGCGGCGCGATGCAGGCGGCCCTGAGCGAGATCCGCAAGACGCTGCCCGATTCGCCCATCATGCTCCTGAGTGCCGACCACGAAGGCAAGGTTGCCCTGCTCGCCGACGTCCCCCAGACAGCCATCAGCCGGGGGCTGAAGGCCGGCGATTGGGTCCGCGGCGTGGCGCAGGTCGTCGGTGGCAAGGGCGGCGGGAAGCCCAACCAGGCCCAGGGCGGCGGACCGGATGGCGCCCGGATTCGCGAAGCCGCCGATAAGGCCCAGGAAATGGCGCTGGCGTCGATGGCCTAA
- a CDS encoding acyloxyacyl hydrolase encodes MRKDAVKSWLAICVLSVLTSPVVARGQAEPLRFIHEPWSTQSNDEFEAVSPGYCSEACETWVISYSAAFESEALDQGLTLSYNRFLVDDIEWFLEGGLWSFYDKGADAAFGLSATLGFRWHFVARENWSLFADIGIGVLGTTDHVPPDGTSFNFMPRAGLGFTRQLDENVRLIGGVRWHHISNARTRGDSRNPARDAPQLYVGLVVPF; translated from the coding sequence ATGCGCAAGGACGCGGTGAAATCCTGGCTCGCGATCTGCGTGTTGTCGGTGCTGACCTCGCCCGTGGTCGCCCGGGGCCAGGCGGAACCGCTGCGATTCATCCACGAACCGTGGTCCACTCAATCGAATGATGAATTCGAGGCAGTCTCGCCCGGTTACTGCTCGGAGGCGTGCGAGACCTGGGTCATCTCGTACTCGGCCGCCTTCGAGTCCGAGGCGCTCGATCAGGGCCTCACGCTCAGCTACAACCGCTTCCTGGTGGACGACATCGAGTGGTTTCTCGAAGGCGGGCTGTGGTCGTTCTACGACAAGGGGGCCGACGCGGCCTTCGGCCTGAGCGCCACCCTGGGCTTCCGTTGGCACTTCGTGGCCCGCGAGAACTGGAGCCTGTTTGCAGACATCGGCATCGGCGTGCTCGGCACCACCGACCACGTGCCGCCCGATGGCACGAGCTTCAATTTCATGCCCCGTGCAGGCCTGGGCTTCACCAGGCAACTCGACGAAAACGTCCGTCTGATCGGCGGCGTCCGCTGGCACCACATCTCCAACGCCCGCACGCGGGGGGACAGCCGAAACCCGGCTCGCGATGCCCCGCAGCTGTACGTCGGACTGGTGGTCCCGTTCTAG
- a CDS encoding diguanylate cyclase: MSENAEQFPTPAARPIVLVVDDSPLVHRLLKARLRDETIELRHAHSGAEALEAISSTDVATVLLDLSMPGMDGFEVLRELAAREDTVHVPVIVLSGQQDSQDKVMAFALGAIDYITKPFDLAELRARLRSSLRMHRLVRMLSERAQLDGLTALWNRRHFDDRLAQLISSAERSNRPLSLALLDLDHFKSINDNYGHPAGDAALQGAAEILSGSARGSDIPCRYGGEEFAIIMPETTPEQASILCERIREALAARDWPSHPDRKITVSIGVAGAEGSTGLPAEQWVAHADATLYKAKESGRNRVMLTTLSKNGPKLAAAG; the protein is encoded by the coding sequence TTGAGCGAGAACGCTGAACAATTCCCAACGCCCGCGGCACGACCGATCGTGCTGGTGGTCGACGATTCGCCGTTGGTACACCGGCTGCTCAAGGCGCGTCTGCGCGACGAGACGATCGAGCTTCGGCACGCCCATTCTGGCGCCGAAGCCCTCGAGGCGATCAGCTCCACCGACGTGGCCACCGTGCTGCTGGATCTGAGCATGCCGGGCATGGATGGCTTTGAGGTCCTGCGCGAACTGGCGGCCAGGGAAGACACCGTGCATGTGCCGGTCATCGTCCTGAGCGGCCAGCAGGACTCCCAGGACAAGGTCATGGCCTTCGCCCTGGGCGCCATCGACTACATCACCAAGCCCTTCGACCTGGCTGAACTCCGCGCTCGCCTGCGTTCGTCGCTTCGGATGCATCGCCTGGTCCGCATGCTCAGCGAGCGCGCCCAACTGGACGGCTTGACGGCGTTGTGGAATCGGAGGCACTTCGACGACCGGCTGGCCCAACTCATCAGCTCCGCCGAGCGGAGCAATCGCCCGCTGTCGCTGGCACTCCTGGACCTGGATCACTTCAAGAGCATCAACGATAATTACGGGCACCCGGCCGGCGACGCAGCGCTCCAGGGGGCGGCCGAGATCCTCAGCGGCTCGGCCCGTGGATCCGATATTCCGTGTCGCTATGGCGGTGAGGAATTCGCCATCATCATGCCCGAGACGACGCCCGAACAAGCCAGTATTTTGTGCGAGCGCATCCGAGAAGCGCTGGCCGCCCGAGACTGGCCGTCCCATCCGGACCGCAAGATCACGGTTTCCATCGGCGTGGCCGGGGCCGAGGGTTCCACGGGCCTGCCTGCCGAGCAGTGGGTCGCCCACGCCGATGCGACGCTTTACAAGGCCAAGGAGAGTGGGCGCAACCGCGTCATGCTGACCACGCTCTCGAAGAACGGGCCGAAGCTCGCCGCCGCGGGCTGA
- a CDS encoding Hpt domain-containing protein: MASPGPEPLLSVYENDPDVGEIVAEFVAEMPKRRADFVRAIEAGDLSQAVRLAHQLKGAAGGYGFETLGQFAAAAEHALVDLGRSGNFDSSSLYAAAAPLIDACDRVRLANSEAAA; the protein is encoded by the coding sequence ATGGCAAGTCCAGGTCCAGAGCCACTGCTCAGTGTGTACGAGAACGATCCCGACGTCGGCGAGATCGTGGCGGAGTTCGTCGCCGAGATGCCCAAGCGACGCGCCGACTTTGTCCGCGCGATCGAAGCCGGCGATCTTTCCCAGGCCGTCAGGCTGGCGCACCAGTTGAAGGGCGCCGCCGGCGGGTATGGGTTTGAGACGCTCGGGCAGTTTGCCGCGGCAGCCGAGCACGCGCTGGTCGATCTTGGCCGATCGGGAAACTTCGATTCGTCGTCGCTGTACGCGGCCGCCGCGCCATTGATCGATGCATGCGATCGAGTCCGGCTTGCCAATTCCGAGGCCGCAGCCTGA
- a CDS encoding CinA family nicotinamide mononucleotide deamidase-related protein, which yields MTPRPRAAILSVGDELVLGEKLDTNSKWLADQLGCIGLLVTEHRTVPDNLDQLAGVLQEMALSSDALLVGGGLGPTADDLTRQAFATALERLTGRAQPLVEDADSLAEIQARFAQAGRAMPESNRVQALRPKGAVRLPNAQGTAPGMAYSSANAGFARVIACLPGPPREMRPMFEAHVEPRLRTLPGITHAPLRFVQVFGLGESEVASRINDFMQRDNNPAVGTTASSGMVTCRVRVDPSQPVCGPYETEDAADAAEEAVAAIEQATGSYVVGYVEEPLAAFLLREAIERSMTIATAESCTGGLVGELLTSQPGSSDAYAGGWVTYSNTMKERQLGVSCDLLQQHGAVSRAVAEAMAQGALERSGSNLALSVTGVAGPGGGTSEKPVGTVWIGCAIQGQRPVAKRFLFAGDRDSVRRWSANTALFIGLQAIRGRLSDRLLRETT from the coding sequence ATGACACCCCGACCTCGAGCGGCGATCTTGTCCGTTGGTGATGAACTGGTCCTGGGCGAAAAGCTGGACACAAACTCCAAGTGGCTGGCCGATCAACTGGGATGCATTGGACTGCTGGTGACCGAGCATCGCACGGTTCCTGACAATCTCGACCAGCTTGCCGGCGTGCTGCAGGAAATGGCCCTTTCGAGCGACGCCCTGCTGGTCGGCGGTGGGCTGGGCCCCACCGCCGACGACCTGACCCGTCAGGCATTCGCCACGGCCCTTGAGCGTTTGACCGGCAGGGCCCAGCCGCTGGTTGAGGATGCCGACTCACTCGCGGAGATCCAAGCCCGTTTTGCCCAAGCCGGCCGAGCGATGCCGGAATCCAACCGCGTTCAGGCTCTACGACCCAAGGGCGCCGTCAGGCTGCCGAATGCCCAAGGCACGGCTCCGGGGATGGCTTATTCATCGGCGAATGCCGGCTTCGCCCGCGTCATCGCATGCCTTCCAGGACCGCCGCGCGAGATGCGGCCGATGTTCGAGGCTCATGTCGAGCCCCGGCTTCGAACCCTACCCGGCATCACGCACGCACCGCTTCGCTTCGTGCAGGTCTTCGGATTGGGCGAGAGCGAGGTCGCCAGCCGGATCAACGACTTCATGCAACGTGACAACAACCCGGCCGTGGGCACGACCGCGTCGTCGGGCATGGTCACCTGCCGCGTCCGCGTCGATCCATCTCAGCCGGTATGCGGGCCCTACGAGACTGAGGACGCGGCAGACGCCGCCGAAGAAGCTGTTGCGGCGATTGAGCAGGCCACGGGCTCGTATGTTGTCGGCTACGTGGAAGAGCCGCTGGCCGCCTTCCTGCTCCGGGAAGCGATCGAGCGATCCATGACGATCGCAACCGCCGAGTCGTGTACGGGTGGGTTGGTCGGAGAATTGCTCACCAGCCAGCCCGGCAGCTCCGATGCGTACGCGGGCGGCTGGGTGACATATAGCAATACCATGAAGGAACGGCAACTTGGGGTCTCCTGCGATCTCTTGCAGCAGCACGGCGCCGTCAGTCGAGCCGTGGCCGAGGCGATGGCTCAAGGTGCCCTGGAACGGTCGGGTTCAAACCTGGCCCTCTCCGTGACAGGAGTCGCCGGGCCGGGGGGCGGTACGTCCGAGAAGCCGGTTGGTACGGTCTGGATCGGCTGCGCGATTCAGGGGCAACGTCCAGTGGCCAAACGGTTTTTGTTTGCCGGGGATCGAGACTCGGTCCGACGCTGGTCGGCCAACACGGCCCTCTTTATTGGTCTTCAGGCCATCCGTGGCCGGCTGTCGGACCGGCTCTTGCGCGAGACCACCTGA